A region of Marnyiella aurantia DNA encodes the following proteins:
- a CDS encoding nucleoid-associated protein, producing the protein MLSKIIIHRVGNKINQEPLVLSQEEYLPAEEMKEILEEYFLKSFKSEEHFRFYSDTYLVNNPVYSSVSEIFEDKAKFVYESENIAQHLYDITENPRVQNGELFIVYFEGEENKDGSKIDSVGIFKTENKNPFLKIFPNGEAFDIEKDYGIGLSKLDKGALIYNTGKDTGFALKVVDNNKNGDMYYWFEDFLKVKQRDDEYFHTQETLAVYKEYITKQLPQEFETTKADQADFLNKSINFFKEKEVFDYESFTKEVLQDDNVIESFGNFKSDYEADMQVSIAEEFPINEAAVKKQSRSFKSVIKLDKNFHIYVHGDRKLIETGQDEKGKYYRLYFEEEL; encoded by the coding sequence ATGCTGTCTAAAATAATAATTCACAGGGTCGGAAATAAGATCAACCAGGAACCGCTTGTCCTTTCGCAGGAAGAATATCTGCCTGCCGAGGAAATGAAGGAGATTCTGGAAGAATACTTCCTTAAGTCATTTAAGTCCGAAGAGCACTTCCGCTTTTACAGTGATACCTATCTTGTAAATAATCCGGTGTACAGTTCTGTGTCCGAAATTTTTGAAGATAAGGCAAAGTTTGTATACGAGTCCGAAAATATTGCTCAGCATCTGTACGACATCACGGAGAATCCACGTGTTCAGAACGGTGAACTTTTTATAGTGTACTTCGAAGGTGAAGAAAATAAAGATGGCAGTAAGATTGATTCCGTCGGGATATTTAAAACCGAAAACAAGAATCCGTTTCTTAAAATCTTCCCGAACGGTGAAGCCTTCGATATTGAAAAAGATTACGGGATCGGGCTGTCTAAACTTGATAAAGGTGCGTTAATTTACAATACCGGCAAGGATACAGGATTTGCCCTTAAGGTTGTAGACAATAACAAGAACGGCGATATGTATTACTGGTTTGAGGACTTTCTGAAAGTGAAGCAGCGGGACGACGAATATTTTCACACACAGGAAACGCTTGCGGTATATAAGGAATACATAACAAAGCAGCTCCCGCAGGAATTTGAAACAACTAAAGCAGATCAGGCCGATTTTCTTAATAAGTCAATAAACTTCTTTAAAGAAAAGGAAGTATTTGATTACGAGTCGTTTACTAAGGAGGTTCTGCAGGATGACAATGTTATTGAAAGTTTTGGTAATTTTAAATCAGATTACGAGGCCGATATGCAGGTTTCCATTGCAGAAGAGTTTCCCATAAATGAAGCAGCGGTTAAGAAACAGAGCCGGAGTTTTAAAAGTGTAATAAAGCTGGACAAAAATTTTCACATCTACGTTCATGGGGACCGCAAGTTAATTGAAACCGGACAGGATGAAAAAGGCAAGTACTACAGACTCTATTTTGAAGAGGAGCTGTAA
- the epsC gene encoding serine O-acetyltransferase EpsC → MSFAKQLHAGYSRRIFNIDKKKTEDFIDSLFRFIFFLEYNGCADFSQIESRLDSFKVQFEEILRSAGDGAKMDSSLFFDTFPTVYKALEDDARYIFENDPAAQSVEEVKFSYPGFFAIAVYRLAHELVRHGVQLIPRIWTEYAHSKTGIDIHPGAEIGKNFFIDHGTGIVIGETTVIGNNVKLYQGVTLGALSVTKELQNKKRHPTIEDNVVIYANASILGGQTVIGKDSLIGGNVWITESVASNSVVFHKGLVTVRNKLPVNEPINFII, encoded by the coding sequence ATGAGTTTTGCAAAGCAACTGCATGCCGGTTATTCCCGCCGGATCTTCAATATTGACAAAAAAAAGACCGAGGATTTTATAGACAGTCTCTTCAGGTTTATTTTCTTTCTGGAGTATAATGGATGCGCCGACTTTTCACAAATTGAATCGCGCCTGGACAGTTTTAAAGTTCAGTTTGAAGAAATCCTGCGTTCAGCGGGTGACGGTGCAAAAATGGACAGCAGTTTGTTTTTCGATACTTTCCCTACTGTTTATAAAGCCCTTGAAGATGATGCCAGGTATATTTTTGAAAACGATCCCGCTGCCCAAAGTGTAGAAGAAGTAAAGTTTTCATACCCTGGCTTCTTTGCTATTGCGGTGTACCGCCTGGCCCATGAACTGGTGAGACACGGCGTACAGTTAATTCCCAGAATCTGGACAGAATATGCCCATAGTAAGACGGGTATTGACATTCATCCCGGTGCCGAAATCGGCAAAAACTTCTTCATTGATCACGGCACGGGAATAGTGATTGGTGAAACCACAGTAATCGGCAATAATGTAAAACTGTACCAGGGTGTCACTCTGGGCGCACTATCGGTAACGAAAGAACTGCAGAATAAAAAACGCCATCCCACAATTGAGGACAATGTGGTCATTTATGCCAATGCTTCAATACTGGGAGGCCAAACGGTCATTGGCAAAGATTCACTCATCGGGGGTAATGTATGGATTACGGAAAGTGTCGCATCTAACTCGGTAGTATTTCACAAAGGTCTTGTAACCGTACGAAATAAACTGCCGGTAAATGAACCTATTAATTTCATTATTTAA
- a CDS encoding DNA-formamidopyrimidine glycosylase family protein: protein MPEGPTIFNLKNKLNRFRKKTVTEAGGYGEMDKSGLAGQQLLDIDSYGKNFIFIFMDFFITVHLGLFGSMLINKRKKSNASFSLHFDDSMINFYIANAKRIDGKPQDHFNYNTDILKDTYDGEFVLSTVQEKYKEKMIGDVLMEQELFAGVGNIIRIESLYRSKIHPDSLVKNIPEKKLVFLIETVVNYGFEFLEQSKTDTVKEKTLIYGRKICPKDKRDLIIEEMGKVKRKTYVCPKCQKLYS from the coding sequence ATGCCCGAAGGTCCAACCATCTTTAACCTGAAAAACAAACTGAACCGTTTCCGAAAGAAGACTGTTACCGAGGCCGGCGGTTATGGTGAAATGGATAAATCCGGTTTAGCCGGGCAGCAACTGCTGGATATTGATTCCTACGGAAAGAATTTCATCTTTATTTTTATGGATTTTTTTATCACTGTACATTTGGGCCTTTTCGGAAGCATGCTCATCAATAAACGTAAGAAATCCAATGCCAGTTTTTCACTGCATTTTGATGACTCAATGATCAATTTCTACATTGCTAATGCCAAAAGGATTGACGGTAAGCCACAGGATCACTTTAATTACAACACGGACATTCTGAAAGACACTTATGACGGTGAGTTTGTTCTGAGCACCGTTCAGGAAAAGTATAAGGAGAAGATGATTGGCGATGTGCTGATGGAACAGGAATTATTTGCCGGCGTTGGCAATATTATCCGAATTGAATCTTTGTACCGGTCCAAAATCCATCCCGACAGTTTGGTTAAAAATATTCCCGAAAAGAAACTGGTTTTCCTTATTGAAACAGTTGTAAATTACGGTTTTGAATTCCTGGAACAGTCCAAAACGGATACAGTAAAGGAAAAAACACTGATCTACGGGCGAAAAATCTGTCCTAAGGACAAGCGCGATCTTATCATTGAAGAAATGGGTAAGGTGAAGCGAAAAACTTACGTCTGCCCGAAATGCCAAAAACTATATTCATAA
- a CDS encoding biliverdin-producing heme oxygenase encodes MISEILKNQTKELHDRVEQKFNSAKIFEDNYTPDDYSKLLTYNYLFLRSCEEPVFESLSENFGELLALDKRRKIHLFDLEKEHLNTEKHSAGEICVNSEAEALGIMYVMEGSTLGGNMIAKKLEASDSFMGSKFPYFRCYGDRTGSMWKNFKSVLDEVISEDDHGDVLKGAEKAYHFLLRLPD; translated from the coding sequence ATGATATCAGAAATTTTAAAAAATCAGACCAAAGAACTTCATGACAGGGTAGAACAGAAATTTAACTCTGCCAAAATATTTGAAGATAATTATACCCCTGATGATTACAGCAAGCTGCTGACGTACAACTACCTTTTTCTGCGGAGCTGCGAAGAACCGGTTTTTGAATCGCTGTCCGAAAACTTCGGTGAACTTCTGGCGCTGGACAAAAGACGCAAGATTCACCTGTTTGATCTGGAAAAAGAGCATCTGAATACTGAAAAGCACAGTGCAGGCGAAATTTGTGTAAATAGCGAAGCTGAAGCTTTGGGCATCATGTATGTGATGGAAGGGTCTACACTTGGAGGTAATATGATTGCAAAAAAACTGGAAGCCAGCGACTCATTTATGGGCAGTAAATTCCCATACTTCAGATGCTATGGCGACCGCACCGGCTCCATGTGGAAAAATTTTAAATCTGTTCTGGATGAAGTGATCTCCGAAGATGATCACGGTGATGTTCTGAAAGGTGCGGAAAAAGCCTATCATTTTCTACTTAGACTGCCGGATTAG
- the cysK gene encoding cysteine synthase A, whose product MILNNVLEAIGKTPTVRINNIFGKNTEVWMKLERQNPGGSIKDRIALAMIEKAESEGKITKDTLIVEPTSGNTGVGLAMVCAVKGYQLVLVMPESMSVERRKLMSSYGAKFVLTPRELGTSGAVKKAIEMAGELENVWIPQQFENEANPEIHALTTAQEIMEDFPEGFDYLITGVGTGGHITGVTEVLKRKFPKMKSFAVEPKDSAVISGGKPGPHPLQGIGAGFVPKVLKTDLLDGTISVEKEEAYEFTKRLAREEGILAGISTGSSLAAINKKLSEIPEGSRILTFNYDTGERYWSVERLFEENIFEY is encoded by the coding sequence ATGATACTGAATAATGTACTGGAAGCCATCGGTAAAACACCGACGGTGAGAATAAATAATATTTTCGGCAAAAATACCGAGGTCTGGATGAAACTTGAAAGACAGAATCCCGGCGGAAGTATAAAAGACCGGATCGCACTGGCCATGATTGAAAAAGCTGAATCAGAAGGTAAAATCACAAAAGACACCCTGATCGTAGAGCCAACCTCCGGTAATACAGGCGTGGGACTGGCGATGGTCTGTGCGGTAAAGGGCTATCAGCTTGTACTTGTAATGCCTGAAAGCATGAGTGTTGAGCGGAGAAAACTGATGTCGTCCTATGGTGCTAAGTTCGTACTTACACCGCGCGAACTGGGAACCTCCGGTGCGGTAAAGAAAGCAATCGAAATGGCCGGAGAACTGGAAAATGTTTGGATACCACAACAGTTTGAGAATGAAGCCAATCCTGAAATACATGCATTGACCACAGCTCAGGAAATTATGGAGGATTTTCCCGAGGGATTCGATTATCTGATAACAGGTGTAGGCACCGGTGGTCACATAACCGGAGTGACTGAAGTACTGAAAAGGAAATTCCCCAAAATGAAAAGCTTTGCGGTGGAACCTAAAGACTCGGCTGTAATATCAGGTGGTAAGCCCGGTCCGCATCCACTTCAGGGTATTGGAGCCGGTTTTGTACCTAAAGTCCTGAAGACCGATCTTCTGGACGGCACCATATCCGTGGAAAAGGAAGAGGCTTATGAATTTACAAAAAGGCTGGCGCGTGAAGAGGGTATCCTGGCGGGAATCTCCACGGGATCATCGCTGGCAGCAATAAATAAAAAACTGAGCGAAATACCGGAAGGCTCACGAATTCTCACCTTTAACTATGATACCGGCGAAAGATACTGGTCTGTTGAGAGACTTTTTGAGGAAAATATTTTCGAATACTAA
- a CDS encoding catalase family protein: protein MAKELYYSPEMDRLTPQEQLLLDKDIKLVEKAVRVSSKVNGKRYATRNAHAKSFGFVRGKFIPVKNRAGDFSELLQGSNLGVIIRYSHPNFFTMKNGPEYPVYGCSVKIYNKNVPVSAKFPLVNVPVFITNSVSKFLKIHINANRFFIARGKPLGLSLLRIPALALSGLSLFFDSQIFSILRNMVRVLDIEKRFIATYAYHSVGCYRMGDKVVKIRLKPTKYRAAPEEPLMDQTQKMYEYFVKEELSLDFQVQVGTTEKRTPVNNLLKKWSERSSKFVTVGRIVLPKQDITEYRKMAYENLSFNPFENADELKPVGRMQKIRQKIYNTSIAARQHLNQITSSKINR, encoded by the coding sequence ATGGCAAAGGAACTTTACTATTCTCCGGAGATGGACAGGCTGACTCCACAGGAACAGTTGCTTTTGGATAAGGATATTAAACTCGTTGAAAAAGCGGTTCGTGTATCGTCTAAGGTTAACGGTAAGAGGTACGCAACCCGAAATGCTCATGCAAAATCATTCGGTTTCGTACGCGGTAAGTTTATACCTGTAAAGAATAGGGCCGGTGATTTTTCCGAACTGCTGCAGGGCAGTAATCTGGGAGTGATCATCCGCTATTCGCATCCCAATTTTTTCACAATGAAAAATGGTCCGGAATATCCGGTTTATGGATGTTCGGTTAAAATTTACAACAAAAACGTGCCTGTTAGTGCCAAATTTCCCCTGGTAAACGTGCCTGTTTTCATCACCAATTCAGTTTCAAAATTCCTGAAGATACACATCAACGCTAATAGATTCTTTATTGCACGCGGCAAACCTTTAGGACTGTCTCTTTTAAGGATTCCGGCACTTGCTCTCTCGGGGCTTTCACTGTTTTTCGACAGTCAGATCTTCTCTATTCTAAGAAATATGGTGCGCGTGCTGGATATTGAAAAGAGATTTATTGCCACCTATGCTTATCACTCAGTAGGTTGTTACAGGATGGGTGACAAAGTGGTGAAAATCAGATTGAAACCAACAAAGTACAGAGCTGCACCGGAAGAACCTCTGATGGACCAGACCCAAAAAATGTATGAGTATTTCGTTAAAGAAGAGCTCAGTTTGGACTTCCAGGTTCAGGTAGGTACCACCGAAAAAAGAACGCCCGTGAACAATCTGCTGAAAAAATGGTCAGAACGCAGCTCTAAATTTGTTACAGTAGGCCGCATTGTGCTTCCAAAACAGGATATCACCGAATACCGAAAGATGGCGTATGAAAATCTTTCATTTAATCCCTTTGAAAATGCCGACGAACTGAAACCCGTGGGAAGGATGCAGAAAATCCGCCAGAAAATATACAATACGTCCATAGCTGCCCGCCAGCACCTTAATCAAATCACAAGTTCCAAAATTAACAGATAA
- a CDS encoding anhydro-N-acetylmuramic acid kinase produces the protein MIYHAIGLMSGTSLDGLDICHASFQHTSSDGWQFQILNADTVVYSPDLEKQLRNARTLAAEDLFELNASYGKYIGGQVRLFTEKHGLSSLDVIGSHGHTVFHQPHRGFTVQIGDGRAIKMVTGTPVVYDFRSADVLRGGNGAPLVPIGDKMLFGGYGACLNLGGFSNISMDFEGARTGFDICPVNIVLNHFSQLLGEPFDIGGRLAAAGKVDFDVLKILDQLDFYNVSPPKSLGAEWVSGEIMTLLSPLSPQTVLATFTEHAANQISLVLEKYAVKDLLITGGGAYNEFLLERIRLKTRCKIMVPAPELVEFKEALIFAFMAVLRLRGENNILASATGSEADHCSGLLA, from the coding sequence ATGATTTATCATGCCATTGGCCTTATGTCCGGTACCAGTCTGGACGGACTGGATATTTGCCATGCTTCATTTCAGCATACATCTTCTGATGGCTGGCAGTTCCAAATCCTGAATGCGGATACTGTTGTATATTCTCCCGACCTGGAAAAACAGCTGCGAAATGCCAGAACTCTTGCTGCAGAAGATCTTTTTGAACTGAATGCTTCGTATGGTAAGTACATTGGCGGGCAGGTGAGGCTCTTCACCGAAAAACACGGATTATCTTCACTGGATGTAATTGGTTCGCATGGTCATACCGTGTTTCATCAGCCGCACAGGGGATTTACTGTTCAGATTGGCGACGGGCGAGCTATAAAGATGGTTACTGGCACTCCTGTGGTCTACGATTTCCGAAGCGCCGATGTTCTGCGTGGTGGAAACGGCGCTCCACTGGTTCCGATTGGTGACAAAATGCTCTTTGGCGGGTACGGTGCCTGCCTTAATTTGGGAGGTTTTTCCAATATTTCAATGGATTTTGAAGGCGCTCGGACCGGATTTGACATCTGTCCGGTAAATATAGTTCTGAATCATTTTTCCCAGTTACTGGGCGAACCCTTCGACATTGGAGGCAGGTTAGCAGCAGCGGGAAAGGTGGATTTTGATGTTCTGAAAATATTAGATCAGCTTGATTTCTACAATGTCAGTCCGCCTAAATCGTTAGGAGCAGAATGGGTGTCGGGTGAAATCATGACCTTACTTTCGCCGCTTTCTCCGCAGACCGTTCTGGCCACCTTTACAGAGCATGCAGCCAACCAGATTTCATTGGTTCTTGAAAAATACGCTGTAAAAGATCTTCTTATTACTGGTGGTGGAGCATATAACGAATTCTTACTGGAAAGAATAAGGCTTAAGACCCGGTGTAAAATTATGGTCCCCGCTCCGGAACTGGTGGAATTCAAGGAAGCACTTATCTTCGCTTTCATGGCTGTACTGAGGCTTAGGGGTGAGAACAATATTCTGGCGTCCGCCACAGGCAGCGAGGCCGACCACTGCAGCGGGCTACTTGCGTAA
- a CDS encoding DNA polymerase III subunit, producing MDWDLIAGQQLLKDQLKKSIQDQRISHAQLFLGKEGYGTLPLALAYAAEILQQENPTAAQRVSHLNHVDLHFSFPVFNQGKSSLSQQFFYQFREMILTNPYSSYDDWSSYLESENKQLFISSDEVDEQNKKFALKSFEGGSKILIIWRADKLNAPASNKLLKFLEEPPEKTVILLIAENSDDLLPTILSRTQLVEVPRLTDGELYDHLTSKYTLSDEQLKSIIHQSQGNLNTALRLMNQEGSTEFEELFVQWVRDAFQVKKRPEFLKNIIIWARSIAAWNREKQKNFLDYCAEMFRLAMIQNYGAENLVHRKIEGGGFNWESFSKFIHGANIESIINEINDADYHLQRNANAKIVWTDLGIKLSRYIHKSA from the coding sequence ATGGATTGGGACCTTATCGCGGGACAGCAATTGCTGAAAGATCAGCTTAAGAAAAGTATTCAGGATCAGCGTATCAGCCACGCACAGCTCTTCCTTGGTAAAGAAGGCTACGGCACATTACCTCTTGCACTGGCCTATGCGGCCGAAATCCTGCAGCAGGAAAATCCTACAGCGGCGCAGCGTGTATCGCACCTGAATCATGTGGACCTTCATTTCAGTTTTCCGGTCTTTAACCAGGGAAAATCTTCGCTATCTCAGCAGTTCTTTTACCAGTTCCGCGAAATGATACTGACGAATCCTTACTCAAGTTACGACGACTGGAGCAGCTATCTGGAATCCGAGAACAAACAGCTTTTTATCTCATCTGATGAAGTTGATGAGCAAAACAAGAAATTTGCCCTTAAAAGTTTCGAAGGCGGCAGTAAAATATTGATTATCTGGCGTGCCGATAAACTGAATGCTCCCGCCTCCAACAAGCTGCTGAAATTTCTGGAAGAGCCACCGGAGAAGACTGTAATCCTGTTGATTGCCGAAAATTCTGATGATCTCCTTCCCACCATTCTCTCACGTACGCAACTCGTGGAAGTACCTCGTCTCACTGACGGGGAGTTATATGATCACCTTACCAGTAAGTACACTCTCAGTGATGAGCAGCTGAAGTCGATTATCCATCAGTCCCAGGGAAATCTGAATACAGCTTTACGATTGATGAATCAGGAAGGAAGTACCGAGTTTGAAGAACTTTTCGTACAGTGGGTACGCGACGCTTTTCAGGTTAAAAAAAGACCAGAATTCCTGAAGAATATCATTATTTGGGCACGCTCCATCGCGGCCTGGAACCGTGAAAAACAGAAGAATTTCCTGGATTACTGTGCGGAGATGTTCCGATTGGCCATGATACAGAATTACGGCGCAGAAAATTTGGTGCACAGAAAAATTGAAGGTGGCGGATTTAACTGGGAGAGTTTCAGCAAATTCATTCACGGTGCCAATATTGAAAGTATCATCAACGAAATCAATGATGCCGACTACCATCTGCAGCGTAATGCAAATGCAAAAATTGTCTGGACGGACCTTGGCATAAAGCTCTCCAGATACATCCATAAATCGGCGTGA
- a CDS encoding ATP-binding protein gives MNIVDCHEEMIHISGHIQDFGYLLGLDAETKTIKFYSQNITSLFPADEIFFGKTLTEAGEIFEPLLSSPVFIGLDFSEMKDSDVYLDKIKISGVNYHLSVYRFNDVVHLELETVTEFFKQRSFVSKKYESIHNALDSEGIWRELLSSVSEAIDYDRIMIYRFLEDGSGKVIAEKIKNDVESFMHLHYPESDIPRQARELYLKKRKRIFSNVYSEPVPIISSSPEPIDLTYSSVRAMSPVHGQYLKNTGVASSFSTSIIINNKLWGMVTCQNVEPKHIDLVNRIRAEVFTVIAANAYTSYKSAQMLADSIELENNIGSLKSKLLACDSLEESLFTNIDEMRRYPAADGLAIIVHDHIRTSGDVPSDENIFRIVKYARENPLKNFYSTNDFSHTDQGNLGNLNNAAGVMFGFTDDKRNELLIWFRKEIDTQILWAGNPSKQTEKIFKDGVEQMVISPRKSFATYIQEIKGKSQPWKNRDVFAAKKVVATILETTYSQFRKVQELNRELKDLNEELDSFSYTISHDLGTPLTVMKLNAQLLEKSHGSNPDVKKRISSILDEIMGMEMMMRGVLNLSRAKSAQIAVEEVETKSLIEKVCYDVKLTLNSKNTAIEILDCPNVMADKIMLIQVFLNIIGNAVKYSSKTEQPKVQISGKVAEDTIVYTIKDNGIGIAEEDQQHMFRIFHRMSNSKGFNGNGVGLSIVYRIMNRLGGSISFDSVEEEGTSFHLIFKKPPVKV, from the coding sequence ATGAATATTGTTGACTGCCACGAAGAAATGATCCATATTTCAGGCCACATTCAGGATTTTGGGTACCTGCTGGGTCTTGATGCGGAAACAAAAACCATCAAATTTTACAGTCAGAATATCACTTCGCTGTTTCCAGCAGACGAAATTTTTTTTGGCAAAACCCTTACTGAGGCAGGAGAAATCTTTGAGCCACTGCTCTCTTCGCCCGTTTTTATCGGTCTGGATTTTTCCGAAATGAAGGATTCTGATGTCTATCTGGATAAAATAAAGATTTCCGGTGTGAACTATCATCTGTCTGTTTACAGATTTAATGATGTGGTACATCTGGAACTGGAGACCGTTACGGAATTTTTTAAGCAGAGAAGTTTCGTGTCCAAAAAATATGAAAGCATCCACAACGCACTGGATTCTGAAGGTATATGGCGCGAATTACTATCCTCAGTTTCTGAAGCAATAGACTACGACCGTATTATGATTTACCGCTTTCTGGAAGATGGAAGTGGAAAAGTTATTGCCGAGAAAATAAAGAATGATGTAGAAAGCTTTATGCATCTTCATTATCCTGAGTCTGACATACCAAGACAGGCACGCGAACTGTATCTGAAAAAAAGAAAACGGATCTTCAGCAACGTCTATTCCGAACCCGTTCCTATCATCAGTAGCAGTCCGGAGCCAATAGATTTAACGTATTCTTCAGTGCGCGCAATGTCGCCGGTGCATGGCCAGTACCTTAAGAATACTGGAGTAGCTTCCAGTTTCAGTACATCAATTATCATCAATAATAAGCTTTGGGGTATGGTAACATGCCAGAATGTGGAACCTAAGCATATTGACTTGGTGAACAGGATCCGTGCTGAAGTTTTCACTGTTATAGCAGCTAATGCCTATACCTCCTATAAATCTGCACAAATGCTGGCCGACAGCATTGAACTGGAAAATAATATAGGATCACTTAAATCTAAACTGCTTGCCTGTGACAGCTTGGAGGAATCGCTCTTTACTAATATTGATGAGATGCGCCGTTATCCTGCAGCCGATGGCCTGGCAATAATTGTTCATGACCATATCCGGACTTCCGGCGACGTGCCTTCCGACGAGAATATCTTTCGAATTGTAAAGTATGCACGTGAAAATCCACTAAAGAATTTTTACTCTACAAACGATTTTTCACATACTGATCAGGGAAATTTGGGGAATCTCAATAATGCCGCCGGCGTAATGTTCGGTTTTACAGATGATAAAAGAAATGAATTGCTGATATGGTTCCGGAAGGAAATAGATACCCAAATCCTGTGGGCAGGAAATCCATCCAAGCAGACTGAAAAGATTTTTAAAGATGGCGTGGAGCAGATGGTGATCTCGCCACGTAAGTCCTTTGCTACTTATATCCAGGAAATTAAGGGTAAGTCCCAACCATGGAAAAACAGAGACGTTTTTGCAGCAAAAAAAGTGGTAGCCACCATTCTGGAAACTACCTACTCGCAGTTTCGGAAGGTGCAGGAACTTAACCGCGAACTGAAAGACCTTAATGAAGAACTGGACAGTTTTTCATATACCATTTCCCATGACCTTGGAACCCCTCTTACAGTGATGAAACTGAATGCCCAGCTGTTGGAAAAGTCACACGGATCCAATCCCGATGTGAAGAAACGCATTTCAAGTATCCTGGATGAGATTATGGGAATGGAAATGATGATGCGTGGGGTACTTAATCTGAGCCGCGCAAAATCCGCTCAGATCGCCGTGGAAGAAGTGGAGACAAAATCCCTTATAGAAAAGGTTTGCTACGATGTAAAGCTTACATTAAACAGTAAAAATACCGCAATTGAAATATTGGACTGTCCTAATGTTATGGCCGATAAGATCATGCTTATTCAGGTATTTCTGAACATTATAGGTAACGCAGTAAAATATTCGAGTAAAACAGAACAGCCTAAGGTGCAGATCAGCGGGAAAGTGGCGGAAGATACAATAGTGTACACGATTAAGGATAACGGAATTGGTATTGCAGAGGAGGACCAACAGCATATGTTCAGGATTTTTCACCGCATGAGCAATTCTAAAGGCTTTAACGGAAATGGGGTGGGCCTCTCTATCGTGTACCGCATTATGAACAGGTTGGGGGGATCCATCTCATTTGACAGTGTGGAAGAGGAAGGAACTTCTTTTCATCTCATCTTTAAGAAACCGCCGGTAAAAGTATGA
- a CDS encoding LptA/OstA family protein yields the protein MGFLCGIKFKNIACLLGLAIFFISCEEDLATVNSKSTKINFPSQVIYDAKIVQRDSGMVKMRATAPLIEKFELIDTPYVVARKGIDIEYFDRKNPKNPGRITAKFAKMTEMKRFYEARGNVKVITSEGQMFAMQTVFWDQAKKEIYTSDTVYVTDKDGSTLVAANGMRAKDDFSEYTFFNNAGDINAKKIPEQKR from the coding sequence ATGGGCTTTCTTTGCGGTATAAAATTTAAAAATATAGCCTGCCTTTTGGGTCTGGCTATATTTTTTATATCCTGCGAAGAAGACCTGGCGACGGTTAATTCTAAAAGCACAAAAATAAATTTTCCGTCACAGGTAATTTACGATGCGAAGATTGTTCAGCGTGATTCCGGTATGGTGAAGATGCGTGCTACCGCACCGCTCATCGAGAAATTTGAACTTATTGATACACCTTACGTGGTGGCCAGGAAGGGTATTGACATTGAGTATTTCGACAGAAAAAACCCGAAAAATCCGGGCCGGATCACAGCAAAGTTCGCAAAGATGACCGAAATGAAACGTTTTTATGAAGCTCGGGGAAATGTGAAAGTGATTACAAGCGAAGGTCAGATGTTTGCCATGCAGACCGTTTTCTGGGATCAGGCAAAAAAAGAAATTTATACTTCGGATACTGTGTACGTTACAGACAAAGACGGGTCAACTTTAGTAGCGGCCAACGGAATGAGAGCGAAGGATGACTTTTCTGAGTATACCTTCTTTAATAATGCCGGCGATATTAATGCGAAGAAAATACCTGAGCAGAAAAGGTAA